From Styela clava chromosome 6, kaStyClav1.hap1.2, whole genome shotgun sequence, one genomic window encodes:
- the LOC120330842 gene encoding putative tRNA pseudouridine synthase tag-124 produces MNIFDKWRHLVLKPKFQTQISWNFCRKKTGNFETKEELEAHKESLRRYNKASYDYEYLFNLQQSQLVYKIIRMQRQIDSYTVMKSINNVDGRDKIRVEHPDIEDIVDHYDYNLRRVAFKVAYLGWDYMGYAWSDNTDRGVKGHTNVVERVFMEALLRQQLVRKLSYKNKFDRCGRTDKNVSGLGQVICVNVRSNMDHGYGVWGQKNWNNSNKEINEPMNIIDGKTTEEKNWDDYDISDKSRDSEEIPYIKLLNEALPMDIRVLAWSPVSKGFSPRKSCLSRTYRYFVPLGGLDVNLMKKCAKKLVGEHDFINFAKLSADNMESQTVRQIKNFDIEILPRSNSSLRECNICQFTVTGSGFLYRQVRFMVSVLCLIGNRHEDPSVIERLLDIENTQGRPSYSSASASPLILYDSEYSSDDIDWRWDGEALKTTAHSIAGIWCENAMKSEITRTIYENVVSKLSSEKRDEIINSVQGSLLHYDAATIFRKIYDSDVAKTQQQFKDVEKLKTIRRLQRKGLYKAAAQMHGDDGYENVGWKS; encoded by the exons atgaatatttttgataaatggcgGCATCTTGTATTGAAACCAAAATTTCAAACACAGATTTCATGGAATTTTTGCCGAAAAAAAACTGGCAATTTCGAAACAAAAGAAGAGCTTGAGGCACACAAAGAATCTTTAAGACGATACAATAAAGCTTCGTATGATTATGAATACTTATTCAATTTACAACAATCACAACTCGTGTATAAAATTATCCGAATGCAAAGACAAATTGACAGTTATACAGTTATGAAAAGCATTAATAATGTTGACGGTCGAGACAAAATCCGAGTGGAACACCCAGATATTGAAGACATAGTAGATCACTATGATTATAACCTACGTCGTGTCGCTTTCAAAGTGGCCTATCTCGGTTGGGACTATATGGGATATGCTTGGAGTGATAATACTGATAGAGGGGTTAAAGGTCATACCAATGTGGTGGAAAGAGTCTTCATGGAAGCGTTGCTAAGGCAACAACTTGTTCGAAAACtttcatacaaaaataaatttgatcgCTGTGGCCGCACTGACAAAAATGTTAGTGGCCTTGGCCAGGTTATTTGTGTCAATGTTCGATCTAACATGGACCATGGTTATGGGGTCTGGGGCCAAAAGAACTGGAATAATTCTAATAAAGAAATTAATG AACCAATGAATATCATTGATGGCAAAACCACTGAAGAGAAAAATTGGGATGATTACGATATTTCAGACAAATCTCGAGACTCTGAGGAAATTCCTTACATTAAGCTTTTGAATGAAGCTCTTCCAATGGACATTAGAGTCTTGGCGTGGTCTCCTGTCAGCAAAGGTTTTTCTCCCAGAAAGAGCTGCTTATCGAGGACGTATCGTTATTTTGTACCACTAGGTGGACTCGATGTTAACCTCATGAAAAAGTGCGCGAAAAAATTAGTTGGCGAACacgattttataaattttgcaaaattgtctGCAGACAATATGGAATCTCAAACAGTTCGTCAAATTAAAAACTTTGACATTGAAATACTTCCAAGGTCAAATTCATCGCTTCGAGAATGTAATATTTGTCAATTCACAGTCACTGGTTCTGGGTTTTTATATCGACAAGTTCGTTTCATGGTATCGGTTTTGTGTTTAATCGGTAACCGTCATGAAGATCCATCGGTTATTGAAAGATTACTAGACATTGAAAATACACAAGGAAGACCAAGTTATTCATCTGCCTCTGCGAGTCCGTTAATTTTATACGACTCTGAATATAGCAGCGATGACATCGATTGGCGCTGGGACGGGGAAGCGTTAAAAACAACTGCACACTCGATCGCTGGAATTTGGTGTGAAAACGCCATGAAAAGTGAAATAACACGAACAATTTACGAAAATGTTGTCAGTAAATTATCATCGGAAAAACGGGATGAAATAATTAACAGTGTACAAGGTAGTCTCTTACATTATGATGCTGCGacaatttttcgtaaaatttatgaTTCTGATGTAGCAAAAACTCAGCAACAATTCAAAGAtgtagaaaaattgaaaactattCGTAGGCTTCAGAGAAAAGGATTGTACAAGGCTGCAGCGCAAATGCATGGTGATGACGGTTACGAGAATGTGGGTTGGAAATCTTGA